TCAAAGAACGATTTCTAATTCTTTTCACTCACAAATCCGTGTCTCGTCCGCCGTCGGCGACCACCATCACGCGCAGGTCGTTGACGTTCGTACCGGTCGGACCCGTCCGAATCGCGCAGTTGGCGTCGGCCAGCGGGCAGAGCGCGTCGTTGTCGGCCAGCGCGTCGCGGGCCGCGGTCGGCGAGAGTCGTCCGTCGGCCGACGCCGCGGCGTCGGCCGACTCGCGGCCGCGGTCGGTTGGTTCGCCCGGCTCGCCTTCGTTGCCGGATTCCCCGGACGCACGTCCGACCGTCGCCGCGTCAACCAGCGCACCCGCCACGTCGGTTCCGCCGTCGCGTCCGTCGGTGTCCACGCTGGCGAGGACGACGGGCGCGGACGCCTCGGCGTCCGCGCCCGCCGCGTCCCCGGCGTCGAGTTCGAGCGCCCACGAGAGCGCGAACTCCAGATTCGGGCCGCCCTCGCCGTCGCCGCGGACCGTCACCGTCGTCTCACCGCCCGAGAGAACCACCGCGGGCGGTTCGACCGGGTTGCCGGTCGCTCGGATTTCCTCGGCGACGGCGGCGTGGGTCGCGGCGGCCTCCCGCGCCTCGCCGCGGACCCGCGAGGAGAGGACGAGCGGCGCGTACCCCGCGTCGTCGGCGACTTCGGCCGCCGCGCGCAGGGCAGTCATCCCGTCCGCGAGGACGTGGACCGAGACGCGCTCGAAGGCCGGGTGGCCCGGTTTCGGCGTCTCCGGGACTTCGCCGCGCCTCCCGCGCTCCAACCGCTCGCGGACCGCCGCGGGCGCGTCGATACCGTAGCGGTCCAGCACGCCGAGTGCATCCCGGTACGTCGTCTCGTCGGGCGAGAGCGGACCGCTGGCGATGGTTCCGAGGTCGTCTCCCACCACGTCGCTCAGCGCGAGACCCACCACCGTCGCGGGGGCCGCGCGCTCGGCGAGTCGGCCGCCCTTGAGCGCCGAGCAGTGCTTGCGGACCGCGTTGATTTCGCCGATGGTCGCGCCGCTCTCCAGCAGGTCGGTCGTAGTCGCTTGCAGGTCCGCCAGCGAGATTCCCTCGGCCGGGGCCGGGAGGAGCGCGCTCCCGCCGCCGGTCACGACCGCCAAAATCAGCGTGTCGGCCGTCGCTTCGTCGGCCAACGCCAGCACGCGGCGCGCCGCGGAGACCCCGCGCTCGCTCGGCACCGGGTGGTCGCCCGCCAGCGCGTCGATTCGGCCCGGCGAGTCGCCGGGGTCGTCGGTCACGACCGCACCACGGAGGTCGGAGACGCGCTCGCCCAGAATCGAATCCAGCGCGTCTGCGACTCCGGCGGCGGCCTTGCCGCCGCCGAGGACGACCACCTCCTCGTAGTCCGCGAGGTCGTAGGACTCTCCCGAGACGGTCAGCGTCCGGCCGTCGTCGCCGAGTTCGACCGCCTCTCGGACGACTCGGCGGGGTCGCGCGGCCGCGACGCCCGCGGTCACGCAGTCGAGCGCGAGCGCGCGGGGTGACGAGTTCGTGCGGGGTGACGAGTCCGCGTGAGACGCCGCCGCGAGTTCGCCGCGGTTCCGTATCATCGGCGGCGCTTCGGGGGCGAGTCGCTTAACTCCCGGTGCCCTCAGAGGAACCGACTGTACTCGCAGGCCGAACACTGCAACGCGTCGTTGCGCCGCACGAGGACCCCGCGCCGACAGTGCGGGCAGGGACTGACCGCCGCGGCGTCGGCGTTCTCGCCGTTACTCCGGACCATCCGTCGGAGCCATTCGACCTGTGACTCCAGTCGGTTCACTCGGTTTTCCAGTTCCCGGACCTGCTCCGTGCGGCGGTTCGCCCGTCGTCGGTCGCCGCGCTCTCGGTCTACTCGTCGAATCATTCGAATCTCGACCCGCTCTACGCCGCGTGTCGTAGTAACGTTACCCACACCTGCAACCTCGCTTAGAGAAAGCGTTTTGCCGTAGGTCGGCGTACCACGCTCGGACCATGAGTTCCGAAAGACGACCAGCGACCGGTGGACGCACCGAGACGCGAGGACGAACGCGGAGTGAGACGCGATGAGCGTCGTCGCCCGACTCGAAGTGATTCCGACCCGCGAGGGGAGCATGACCGACGCGGTAGCCAGCGCGGTCGGTGCGCTAGAAGACTTCGAGGTGAGTTACGAGACGACGCCGACGGACACGATTATCGAAGCAGACGACCCGACGGAGGTGTTCGCCGCGGCGGAGGCCGCACACCGGTCCGTGACCGACGAGCGAGTCATCACCTCGCTGGAGATAGACGACCAGCGCAACCGGACCCAACGCAGGCAGGAACGGGTCGCCTCTGTCGAACGCCGCCTCGGTCGCCCGGCGAAGCGCGAGCGCCAACAGATGTCCGAGCGCCAGCAGACCGCCGAACCCCGACAGTCGGCCGAGCGAAAGCAGTCG
Above is a genomic segment from Halorussus caseinilyticus containing:
- a CDS encoding glycerate kinase type-2 family protein, producing MIRNRGELAAASHADSSPRTNSSPRALALDCVTAGVAAARPRRVVREAVELGDDGRTLTVSGESYDLADYEEVVVLGGGKAAAGVADALDSILGERVSDLRGAVVTDDPGDSPGRIDALAGDHPVPSERGVSAARRVLALADEATADTLILAVVTGGGSALLPAPAEGISLADLQATTTDLLESGATIGEINAVRKHCSALKGGRLAERAAPATVVGLALSDVVGDDLGTIASGPLSPDETTYRDALGVLDRYGIDAPAAVRERLERGRRGEVPETPKPGHPAFERVSVHVLADGMTALRAAAEVADDAGYAPLVLSSRVRGEAREAAATHAAVAEEIRATGNPVEPPAVVLSGGETTVTVRGDGEGGPNLEFALSWALELDAGDAAGADAEASAPVVLASVDTDGRDGGTDVAGALVDAATVGRASGESGNEGEPGEPTDRGRESADAAASADGRLSPTAARDALADNDALCPLADANCAIRTGPTGTNVNDLRVMVVADGGRDTDL
- a CDS encoding thiamine-binding protein, producing MSVVARLEVIPTREGSMTDAVASAVGALEDFEVSYETTPTDTIIEADDPTEVFAAAEAAHRSVTDERVITSLEIDDQRNRTQRRQERVASVERRLGRPAKRERQQMSERQQTAEPRQSAERKQSPAQDTRQSAGETGRYGGPWNPPGRPTESGGTESRYLQATRPITR